In Candidatus Tiamatella incendiivivens, the sequence ATAGGTCTTTAACAGTCGCCAGAAGAGTATCCGGGTTTTGCTCAGCTACTGGTCCTATTAGAGTGGTATGATTCGGTATAGTTATACTCTTTAATGCCTTTAGGCCATCATCATAGATGACTAGGCTGATTTTACTGGTTCCTATATCGAGTCCGGCTATTTTCTGCTCCTTCAATTCTAGGTCCTCATATAATCAATCGGCTATCCATACTATTAAATCAGGTTATATGAACAGTTTTACTTACCCTGACCGGCTAGGCAATAGATATGTGTCGGGTGGAACCCCGCTGATCCTATCTGATTCTATTACTTTAAGAATACCCCAGCCAGATTGCTCGAGAGCTGATTTGATTTCTTTTCCAGCAATACTACCCCAGCCATATGAAGCAATTATTATAGCATTCTTATCTACCGGAGATATCTTCTCTTTAATTTCCTCCACAATAAATCTCATTAATGGTTGAACTCTTGCTTCATATGTTCCAGTGGCTAGAACCAGCAGTTCCGTTCTATTAATAACAGCAAGTATATCTGATAAATTAGGCCTTTTCTGATCGTTTAATACAAATTTATGCACGCGATAACCTTTCGAGCGGAGTTCAGATTCGACTGCAGTAACAAGCATGTCTGTTTGACCATACATTGTTACCTGAACTATTGTTGCTCTTTTTTCAACAGGTTCACCTTCTGCCCATGCCTGGTATTTATCTACGATGGTTCTCGGATTCCCAAGCCATAGGAGACCGTGGCCTGGGAGTATACCCTTTATTCTACTTTCAAGCGTTCTAATCTTAGATATACCTGATAAGAGGTTCTTCCTGTAATGACCTACTACTGTCACCATGTATTTTTCAGCCGAATACATATAGTTTTCTGGGACACAGTCTAAATCGGTTATACAGTCAGGTATACTGTAGCCTCCAAATGCATCGCAAGTTAATAATAAACCGTCTTCTTCTATCAGCGTAAACATTGTTTCGGGCCAGTGTATCCAAGGCGCATAAAGGAATCGTAGATGTTTATCTCCGATTTTTATGACTTGATCGTTTTTAACGACCTCGATCCGACTAGAAGGAATCCCGTAGAATTTCTCTAACATCTTCTTGCCTATAGGGTGAATAAGCATCTTTGTATCACTATACATTTTAGAAAGTATTTTAATAGAGCCAGTGTGATCAGGCTCCATATGATGGACTACAACGTATTTTAGTTCAGAGGGACTAGTCAAAGTAGAAAGTGTCTCTATTAGTTCATTTGCAAAAACTGATTTCCAACCATCGAATAAAACGTCTCCTTCACTTGTTTTTAGCAAATATGCATTATAGGTTATGCCTTCAGGTATTTCCCATAGGGATTCAAAGTAACGGGTTTTCTCATCGTCCACACGCAACAGGTATAGACTGCCTGTTAATTGCCTAGTAGAAATTTTAGCCAAATCTCATCCCCTAGTGATTACTGTTAGAAGTATAAGGTTGCTGTGTTAATAATGTATTATAAATGAATTAGAATAGGACTAGGTTAAAAACACTGGTTCTGCTAGGTTAGGGTTTGTATGGACG encodes:
- a CDS encoding FprA family A-type flavoprotein; this translates as MAKISTRQLTGSLYLLRVDDEKTRYFESLWEIPEGITYNAYLLKTSEGDVLFDGWKSVFANELIETLSTLTSPSELKYVVVHHMEPDHTGSIKILSKMYSDTKMLIHPIGKKMLEKFYGIPSSRIEVVKNDQVIKIGDKHLRFLYAPWIHWPETMFTLIEEDGLLLTCDAFGGYSIPDCITDLDCVPENYMYSAEKYMVTVVGHYRKNLLSGISKIRTLESRIKGILPGHGLLWLGNPRTIVDKYQAWAEGEPVEKRATIVQVTMYGQTDMLVTAVESELRSKGYRVHKFVLNDQKRPNLSDILAVINRTELLVLATGTYEARVQPLMRFIVEEIKEKISPVDKNAIIIASYGWGSIAGKEIKSALEQSGWGILKVIESDRISGVPPDTYLLPSRSG